From Pagrus major chromosome 9, Pma_NU_1.0, the proteins below share one genomic window:
- the slc10a2 gene encoding ileal sodium/bile acid cotransporter encodes MATYAVPDGCDALATVCSGADFEGCLAPVSDFNAVLGVVLSSVLTVMLAMIMFSMGCTVEASKLWGHIKRPWGIFIGFLCQFGIMPFTAFALSLAFNVLPVQAIVIVIMGCCPGGTGSNIICYWLDGDMDLSISMTACSSIMALGMMPLCLLIYTTIWTSSGSIQIPYDSIGITLVSLLIPIALGIYVKKRWPRFAKKILRIGSIAGFALIVIIAVVGGVLYQSSWTIAPSLWIIGTIYPFIGFGLGFILARIAGQPWYRCRTIALETGFQNSQLCSTIVQLSFSPAELEIMFAFPLIYSIFQLVVAVLFVGSYQVYKKHLRCGSPEEDHESEVGDGEKKDCAVENGAFECDEFGNGEEKDKDTNKNTQL; translated from the exons GCGACATATGCGGTGCCTGATGGCTGCGACGCTCTCGCCACAGTCTGCTCAGGCGCTGACTTTGAAGGCTGCCTTGCTCCTGTAAGTGACTTCAATGCGGTCCTGGGCGTGGTGCTGAGCTCGGTGCTCACCGTCATGCTCGCTATGATCATGTTCTCCATGGGTTGCACTGTTGAGGCCTCGAAGCTGTGGGGCCACATCAAGAGACCGTGGGGCATCTTCATCGGCTTCCTCTGCCAGTTTGGCATCATGCCTTTCACAGCCTTTGCCCTGTCGCTGGCCTTCAATGTGCTGCCTGTGCAGGCTATTGTGATCGTCATTATGGGCTGCTGTCCCGGCGGCACCGGCTCTAACATCATCTGCTACTGGCTGGATGGAGACATGGACCTGAG TATCAGTATGACAGCCTGTTCGTCGATCATGGCCTTGGGGATgatgcctctctgtctgctcatTTACACCACCATCTGGACCTCCAGCGGCAGCATCCAGATCCCATACGACAGTATTG GTATCACTCTCGTGTCCCTTCTCATCCCGATTGCTCTGGGGATTTATGTTAAAAAGAGGTGGCCCCGCTTTGCAAAGAAGATTCTCAGG ATCGGGTCCATTGCAGGCTTCGCTCTCATTGTCATCATAGCCGTGGTTGGTGGAGTTCTCTACCAGTCCTCCTGGACCATCGCTCCCTCCCTGTGGATTATTGGAACCATCTACCCCTTTATTGGTTTCGGCCTGGGCTTCATCCTCGCCCGCATTGCAGGTCAACCCTGGTACAG ATGTCGAACCATTGCATTGGAGACGGGTTTCCAGAACTCCCAGCTGTGCAGCACCATCGTCCAGCTGTCCTTCAGCCCCGCTGAGCTGGAGATCATGTTTGCATTCCCTCTCATCTACAGCATCTTCCAGCTGGTGGTGGCAGTCCTATTTGTGGGAA GCTACCAGGTATATAAAAAGCATCTGCGCTGCGGTTCACCTGAAGAAGACCATGAGTCTGAAGTCGGCGATGGCGAGAAGAAGGACTGTGCTGTGGAGAACGGCGCCTTTGAGTGTGACGAGTTTGGCAACGGTGAAGAGAAGGATAAGGACACGAACAAGAACACCCAGCTGTGA